A window of Misgurnus anguillicaudatus chromosome 3, ASM2758022v2, whole genome shotgun sequence genomic DNA:
ATAATGATCTGACCCACTGCTTTACATTTCTTTCATGTTAAAACTCTGAATACTGATAAAACAAGTGTATCATATCACAGTTTATGATTTCACTGTAGTTCATCTCTCTTATTTACTGAAGAAACTCTGCACTGTGTCATTCGTATTTCGTGATTTTGTCAAAATCTCCTGAACTTCAAACTTTAGCCTGACTGCACTTAAGTCACTGCTGTATATAAACTCATGATCAAATTTTGtgcacttaaaggcggagtccacgatgtttgaaaaacgcgttggaaaaggagacgggccgactaccaaaacacacttatagcaaatcaaatcaaatgccgggttgcgtatgtgtggggcgggtctatcaacagaaggtccagattctattggggtaggggcgtgtttgtttgggtgatttcaaatatcaacattggctgtcaaacatcgtggactccgcctttaactggaCTATCATTAGAGATTCATCAAACACACAGATGAAGATTTGAGATCCCTGAAGGATTTCCTGACATCACAGTAAAGAAATTCACCACAGATCTACTAAGAAAGactctttaatttgatctcccCTAGAGGAGGAAATACTTTAACATTTCATCATACAAAATATATCATGATTATGAAGACATTTTTCAATACATGATTCATACATTGACACTTTTTTTTAACCCTCACTGTAAATCTGAATAAAGACAAGAACCCtcatgagaaataaataaacctGCAGGACGCTACACGGGCCATTCATCActacaacatttaaaaatgagGGAATCACACTCTTCTGAACCGTGTTAAAATATCACAACATACCctgacacacacagacacagacacacacagagagagataaTGGCTCAGTGAACCTCAGCACCTTTAAACGCTCTGAATCTCAGTCACACAGATGTGAAGGGCAGGGGTCACAGGAAGTTACAGTGCCACATGACAGGTGTGGCATCAGACATTATAAGTGCAGTCTTTTGATTGGCTGTTAATTTCACCTGGACTGACAGAGTGATTGGATTGGCTGTTGAGCTCTCGCTACCAAACCTGAGGAACATCAAAGAGCACCGGTGGTGACGTCTCAGAAGCTacagaaagaaaataaacatcagACATGTGTGTATTACACGATGACATCATCCTCTTTAGATGATCACTCACCGTCTGACTTCCTCTTTTTGTGCTTGCGGTTCCGTTTACCTTGACTTTGATTGGTTGAGGACTCGTCTGGCTCCGCCTCCTCCTGATTCAGGCTTGCACACGCTGTGCTTTCATCTGGCCTACAGACACACAACAGCCAAGCAGATTATGAACCATTAAATCATCAAAATGAGGCAgacaatgttttaaagaaaaggtAGCAGAGCTCACGTACTGCTGTCTCAGCCAATCTCCTGTCACTTCAGACCCGCTGATGTCATCATGCGTTTGTGAACAGCCTCCtgtgacaaagaaaataaattacaaagtGTGCATTACGGCTGCTCTTGCAAATCCACTCAAGCACTTGTTATATTTCACACCTTCGGTTTTCATCTTCTTTATACCGCAGTATTGAGTCCAGCTGCTGTCAGCATTACAGTTCTGTTCATCCAGAGACGGACTGATGCTTCTCTTCACTGCATGATGtctaaacacaaacacaatatatcAGAACACGTATGTGCTATCGTCTTCCTCATCTGGGTCTAAAGACTCGCTCTGACTCACTGGCTGTGAGCGTGGCTGAAGCCAGAGGTTGTCGTCATGGCAGCATCACTGTAGGAAGTGTCCGCCCACCCGTCGTCAGCCCACTTCCTgttggtgtgtgtgtttttctgtcTGGACTGTAAATACTCTGCATACGTCTGGATACGATAACTCTCTGCGTAACGGCTCGTGTTCACGgctacacacacagacaaacaataATGTGGCGTTCAGCAAGGTTCTGTACTCGGACCGCTGAGGTTTGTCAACATGTTTTGCATTACTGTACCTATCTGGACCTGTTCTGTCTGGCTGAGAGAAACGAAAGCTGATGTATCATCAATCCATGACACCTGGATGTTACCTGAAAGAGAACAGATGGAAAGCTCAGCCGACAGACCAACAGAGCTCAGTAGACAGATGCGCGTGTGATAGTTACCGAAAGCACTGAAGAGTTGGTAAAGGTCACTGGTTTTCCATTCTTTAGGGAATGTGACGTAGAGAACGTGATCTCTTTTAGGCTGCACTAAaccacagagaaagagagatacaTGTGTGTGTCCTGTGTGTATATACACTGTATTTATACTGCATTTATATTACATGTCTTACAGTCTGGTCCACACATGTTCAGGTAAGGAATGTCAATCACCCTCATCAAGAACAATCTAGAACACACAGACATTAAGTGACATGAACACTAATGCAGACAgcagtatatatacacacaactgtgagtgtgtgtgtgtgtctgtgtgtgtgtctgtgtgtcacTGACTTGTTGTAGAAGGGTTCGAGGAGTTTGGAGCGGGCAGAGATGTGACTCTTAGGAGGAGTGAGGAAAGTACCTGAGGAATAAAGATTCAGAAGAAATATAAAAACAGCCACACATCTGTACACAAGTTAACACTATTAAACATTTCAGCTCTGTGTTTAGTCTAACAACAGCCCTTAACCATAATAAAACTTTAGTTAGTTAGTGCATCTTGTGTTTTTATTGTTAACACACCCAGATAGTTTGCCATAGAGATGAAACACAATCCAGTGATATACGCGTCATATCCGGCTTCATGAAGCTGTTCTGTTGATGTGTCATAACTCTGAAAGTCATCAGGACAatctacacacaaacacacacaataaatgTCAGCTCATGCATCAAATGTGTCATTGATTTAAATCcgtttcattttgggtgaattCAGGGAAACGCAGGTGTCATGTCAGTACCAGTTGTGGGCGCTTTAAACGGTTTGGCTTTCAGCTGTTTGTGTAGCTCTGCCAGAGATGTGTTGCTGATGATCTCCTGACACACAAACCCATAAACACAAGATGATTGAAACCGATCAAACAATAGATCAGCGATTACTAAACAGATGTGACGTGACAAACCTTAAAGGGCTGTGTGGACGCCATCAGCTTAGTGTCTAACAGTCTGAAACAGAAAAGATAAACTATCACACAAACATCAGCAGAATCACAACTGATCAATGTGTCTGTTATCAATCATTACCTGGGAAACACAGACATGGTCACGTCTTTAAAATCATCCAGctcctacacaaacacacaaagtgtAATTTATTCACTTTACAGCTCTCACAAACACATGCGtgtatcatcatcatcatcatcgtgATTACCTCAGGCAGCGGCCCACAGAACTGATGGATAGTGTGCATGACATCCAGCAACATGTTGTGTCCAACAACCAGCTTACCCTGAAGTTAATAAAGAAACATCATCAGATTGTGTGATGGGTTTGTGTTCAGACTGAAGACACGTGAAGAGTTACTTACAGACTTTGAGATCGCGCGAATAACTCGAGAGAAACCTACAGCATCATTCAGCTCTtcctgtaaacacacacacacacacacatcatgtTGGGGATGATGATGACGACATGATGTGGTCTCAGTagtgtgtatgtgaatgttgtATATTTAGGGATGCACCTGCTCTCTCTGGTGTTTCTGTTGTTCTCTTCTCCTTCTCTCCTCATCATCCACCTTACTGATCTGAATGAATCGCTCTTTCTGCAGCACAAATACATGAGAGATGATAAACacctcacacacaaacagacagacagatgagagTCTTTAGTGTTTGTACCTTGTCGGTCTCGAGTGTCTCCACATGAAGTCCTTTAGAATATCTGcagaaaacacacaaactaGTTGAAAAACATCATCAACTTCCTGTCCTGAAGATTCAGCTCACGGTGTAGATTAGACTGACGCTGATGATGACTGATAATCCAGTAACTGTTGTTTGCATACACACAAGATTTTTAAATATGCAAACACATTCATACTGCACATGTGTGCTGGTGTTTAAGGATTAAATGTGAAGTCACGTTGCAATGATGTCTGACTGATTCATGACACTCATATCTttgacacagacagacagacagacgactTACTTTGAGTTAAGAGTCTGATAGATGAGTTTCCTCTGAAAGCTGAAACACACAAAATATCAGTGATCAATCACACACTTACACTATTACAAACATGATGAATAAAAACACCAGCTGATGTACACATTTACACAACCTGACATGAAACCCACCCTGTGCAGGGCTCCAGGTCCAGAGATTTCTCAGAGTTCTTCAGAAGATCTTCAACTTTCTCTCTGCACACACAAATATCTGGTTAACTAACGCTTCATCACTTAGTTTCAATGCAGAGGGTGTGTGTACATGTACATGTGTCTGTCACTCACTCCACCATCTTAATAAATCCTCTCTGGTCTTCAGGGATGTGACTGATCCCCATCCCAGAAGGGGGCGTGTACGTGACCGGACCAGAGCCATTCATCTGACTCCGCCTCTCTTCATACTGCTCCCTCAGCTGACACTCCTCCTCCTGCGTCAGATACGGGATCCCTATAGTAACACCACACGATTGACGGCTGTCAGTCAAAGTCATAGTTGTGTATAAAGACGTTTTAATGTGTGGAGACGCACTGACCACTTCGGAAGACTTTGTTGAAGTCAAAACCCTGACTGGCCAAGAAATCAATGCTGGAACTCTGAGAAAACAATTCACTGCATTATATAACACATCATGAAGTGATATAACGCTCAAATGCTTTTAAAGacacatttaacaaaataaacgtATATCAGAAAATTGTTTCCTCTGATCTACACATCGATTTATTTCAGATTTGAGCTGCACGACTACACTGAACCACAGGAGACCGCCTCTCACCTGACAGATGAACTTGATGTCAGGAGATGTCCGGTTAAAGGGTTTAGGGAAGACGTAGAAGTTGAAGGTTTTAGTGATGTATTTGTATGACAGAAAACAGTGATATTAACTGCAAGATGAACTGAACTGATAGACATTCAATCTCTGGTAAGTTTAACGATACGTTCTGAATAATTTATGAAATGCATCACAATATGAATGGGTGATTTATTATATCAAggtttaaatttttaagtaaaataaacGTTCCTGTGATGTATGATTGGTGTGGTTTGCTCACTTGGATTGATTCTGGTCGTATCTGAAGGTGCAGAGTCCAAACTGGAAGAGGAGGAAATTCATGGAGTGCTGGAGAAATCAAAGCATCAATCACATCAGACACGTGCACCATCATCACGTCTGATAACATCTCAGATCGGTTCATGCGATTTACCTTCCTCAGTTTACTGTATCTCTCATCTGGTGTGTCGAGTCCATTTGTCAGCGCGCTTACTGACGGCCCATCGCTGATTCCTACACACATTTCACACAAACACTTTAACACAAACTTACATTTAAGTATCACacaggtgtgtgtgtttatgtactAACTGACCTGTAAATTCTCCATCTATAGAGATAAAATCCGCCTCTTGTATAGCATCACACACCAGTGGAAGAACCTCCTTAAAATCTACACAACATCACACACATTAATATAACttacacatgaacacacacacgcacgcacatatTATTAATACACGATCACGCACTAAAACAACATCATGCATTCATTCACGTTCACATAAACActcataaatacacacacaaacattcaaAACGCTCACACACAAGACAACATACACACAGAACCACAACCGATATGATTCACACATTAATGCACATACAATAACGCGCGAACGCATGGACGCGCAGAAAAGCACGCGCGCGCAACGCCACACTCTCTATCGAGCTGTATTTTTGTGATTCGGTTTATTGCATAGATTTATTGTCTTACTCTGTCTCGTAACCTCCATCCTGCAAATCAACGGGATTCACACACAAACTCGGACCTTTAACCCTTACCGCCGGAAATACTCATGCGCACTTCCGGTCCCGACCTTGAGTCCTCCTGCAGACGGCGCTCTGAGGCCCAGACTACCTGATTAAACATATGTACTGAGTTTAGTCATTTACATTATAACGTTTGACATATAAACGAAAATCTACTCGAGTTGTCAAGTTTGTTAAATATTTACACGAATTAACGGTAATTATAAGCGACTATAAGTGGTTCATTATCAGCAACGATTAAAAAATTAACAGGTGTCACGTGACACCGCTGTCTCATCTAGACTTGAATAATGGCATGAAGAAACTTATTAACTTAAATTTATTAACTTAAAAACACTGAGTGAGAAGTTAAAAGTCCATAAATGATGTAAGAGGAAAATATAAAtcacaaaatgtttatatttgtgtgCTATAGCTTTAGTTATTATAGGTCACACAAACAACTCAAATTTATCTCAGTTGTTTGTTCAGTAGACAGACACTTTACACTCAAATATTGTCggataaaatatttacaataaaaacatgtataGTGTATAGTAGAAGCGAATAGGATCCagatttatttaatgttaatgataatGTTGACATTATTGTAATTAATTGATCTGTTGGTGTTCTCCTTTATTTGTTTATGACTTGTTTACTCAAATGCAACATTAATAAATGTCTCTGTTTTACCTTTATTGTACACCATTATGCTACAAAATCttaaattatttgtaatttCTAAAtgaaaagtgaaagtgaagCTGTCAGATGTGTTAGTTGCGGGCAGGTCTCTG
This region includes:
- the parn gene encoding poly(A)-specific ribonuclease PARN isoform X1 is translated as MEVTRQNFKEVLPLVCDAIQEADFISIDGEFTGISDGPSVSALTNGLDTPDERYSKLRKHSMNFLLFQFGLCTFRYDQNQSKYITKTFNFYVFPKPFNRTSPDIKFICQSSSIDFLASQGFDFNKVFRSGIPYLTQEEECQLREQYEERRSQMNGSGPVTYTPPSGMGISHIPEDQRGFIKMVEEKVEDLLKNSEKSLDLEPCTGFQRKLIYQTLNSKYSKGLHVETLETDKKERFIQISKVDDEERRRREQQKHQREQEELNDAVGFSRVIRAISKSGKLVVGHNMLLDVMHTIHQFCGPLPEELDDFKDVTMSVFPRLLDTKLMASTQPFKEIISNTSLAELHKQLKAKPFKAPTTDCPDDFQSYDTSTEQLHEAGYDAYITGLCFISMANYLGTFLTPPKSHISARSKLLEPFYNKLFLMRVIDIPYLNMCGPDLQPKRDHVLYVTFPKEWKTSDLYQLFSAFGNIQVSWIDDTSAFVSLSQTEQVQIAVNTSRYAESYRIQTYAEYLQSRQKNTHTNRKWADDGWADTSYSDAAMTTTSGFSHAHSQHHAVKRSISPSLDEQNCNADSSWTQYCGIKKMKTEGGCSQTHDDISGSEVTGDWLRQQPDESTACASLNQEEAEPDESSTNQSQGKRNRKHKKRKSDASETSPPVLFDVPQVW
- the parn gene encoding poly(A)-specific ribonuclease PARN isoform X2, which translates into the protein MEVTRQNFKEVLPLVCDAIQEADFISIDGEFTGISDGPSVSALTNGLDTPDERYSKLRKHSMNFLLFQFGLCTFRYDQNQSKYITKTFNFYVFPKPFNRTSPDIKFICQSSSIDFLASQGFDFNKVFRSGIPYLTQEEECQLREQYEERRSQMNGSGPVTYTPPSGMGISHIPEDQRGFIKMVEEKVEDLLKNSEKSLDLEPCTGFQRKLIYQTLNSKYSKGLHVETLETDKKERFIQISKVDDEERRRREQQKHQREQEELNDAVGFSRVIRAISKSGKLVVGHNMLLDVMHTIHQFCGPLPEELDDFKDVTMSVFPRLLDTKLMASTQPFKEIISNTSLAELHKQLKAKPFKAPTTDCPDDFQSYDTSTEQLHEAGYDAYITGLCFISMANYLGTFLTPPKSHISARSKLLEPFYNKLFLMRVIDIPYLNMCGPDLQPKRDHVLYVTFPKEWKTSDLYQLFSAFGNIQVSWIDDTSAFVSLSQTEQVQIAVNTSRYAESYRIQTYAEYLQSRQKNTHTNRKWADDGWADTSYSDAAMTTTSGFSHAHSQHHAVKRSISPSLDEQNCNADSSWTQYCGIKKMKTEGGCSQTHDDISGSEVTGDWLRQQPDESTACASLNQEEAEPDESSTNQSQASETSPPVLFDVPQVW